GCGTAATGCCGCGTCCGGTGTTTTGGACAAACTCATATTTGCATACAATTTTATTCATCCGCGCCGACTTTTTAAAATATATGTTTTTGTAACCAATCGCTGTAACCGACGCTGCGAATTCTGCTTTTACCGTAACAAGTTAGCCCGTCAGAGCGATAGGGATTTGTCGCTTCCGGACGACTACAAAAAGATCTCAAGCAACTTACCGGCTATCCCTTACCTGACAATCACGGGCGGGGAACCTTTTTTAAGGAACGATTTAGACCAGATCGCGCTTTTGTTTTATCGAAAGAATCGCACCCGGTTTATTGTCATTCCTACCAATGGAACATTACCCAGTATAACGGAAGAAATATTAGAGCGGCTTCTGATCGATGCACCCAGGCTTAATCTTACCGTTCAGGTTTCTTTAAACGGCCTGGAAAAGTTTTTCCTGGACAATACGGATTGCCCGGATAGCGAACTTATCCTTGATACCTGGCACAGGCTTGGCCGCTTGCAGAAACGATTTAAAAGGGTACGAAGGCATCTGTCATTGGTCATTACAAGTGATAATAGCGCTATGATCAAAGATCTGGCCCGACAGATACCATTGAGATTGGGCCCCGATCATTTTTTTATTACCCCTCAAAGATCAGGCCCGAATAAAGTTGAGCTCCCCCATATTTCGCTTCAAGAATTTATTTCTGTCTTGCAGAATGATGCGCCATCCGAACAGGTAAATTTATTTAATTGGATTTTTAAGATAGTTTACGAAAGGGTAAGACGGGAATTCATTAAAGTGTATCAACTGAGAAAAATGTCCTCTCCCTGCCTATCGGGTAAAAAGTTTATTGTCATAGATCCTGCAGGTCAGATTCAGTTTTGTGAACTGATCGACGATAAAGTCGGTAGCATCCTTAATAATAACTGGACGAGTTTACAAAAGACGAGCGATTATCAAAAAACAATAAACAAAATTTACCTTAAAGAGTGTGTCTGCACCTGGGGATGCGCCATTGTTTCCAATACGATTCATAGATTCCCATTTTGGTTTAAAGCATAAAACCGTGGGATTGAGTTAATATGTGGTCAATTTTTTTGATATATAACATACCGTTCGATATATATTGTTGAATATCTTATAAGACCAATAATTTCTGTAGGCTTTCCCACGCTGAAATTTACAGAAAAAGCTACACTCATAGGCTTTAACCATCTTCTCGAATTGGTCGTCAGAGAGGAAACGGTCGTCCCTGTAACCGAGCTCTTTACTACAGTTTTGGAATGATGACCTCTTATGAAATTGATAAAAATCAGTAAAACGTTTTAAATTAGTCGTCAGATTATACTTTTCGGGCTCCATGTACATCGGGCAGGCGGGGTCAAGTTGAATCCGCTCTAATATGATTTTGTCCAAATTCCGATATTGTTTTTTTAACTTATTATACCATTTAAAGTTTTCTTTGATAATTCCTGCTGTCATTCCGGGAATCCAAACCGCACCGAATAAAACCATGGTACATTCGTTCTTTTCGCAGAAGCGCAAAAAATATTTCAATTGTTTGTTCGAGTAAAAACTGCTCTTGTTTCGCCTTCTGATGGACTCAGATCGGCATTCAGGAGAAAGAGCGATATAAGACCTCAAATCCCCACTAAAAAATTTTTTATATATCTCAAGAAGTTCAACTGGTGGCATGTTCCGGCATTCTAAATAGATATGCCTGTCCGGTTTCGAAGCTATATTTGCAAAAATTTTTTCGTAAAATTCTCTATGTCCATTGAAAGGCATAAATTCTACATAAATGGTTTGGTAATCATAGTTTCCTACCGCAGTTAATGTGTTAAGAATTGAATCCAGAGGTCTGATGGTGAGCTTGCCTCTGTTGTTGATTCTCTTTTGCGCTGTTGCACTGCCTCCACAATAAGAACAGTTCTCATCGCATCCTCTTGAGATCGATAGTGGAAAGAATTTTAGCCCCGTAAGGATTGCTTTATTTCCATATTTTCCTAGCCTTGGGACCCACAACCATGTTCCGCTGACAGTGTTCATATAATCTTCATGGCGATCCATTACCGAAAAATCAGTGTAATTTAATCGAGCAAGATCCGCTTCTTGTGCTATAAAATCCAGCGGGTTAACTATTATGCCGCCTCCTTCTCCCCGAAAGGTAAGGTTGGAAATATCAGATAAAGAACCTTCGTTTTTTATGATTGATCTAAATAATTGGATAATGCCTTTTTCGCTATCGCCCCGGAGAATCCCGTTTATTTCAGGATAATTCGCGATGATTTCTTCATGGAAAAAAGACGCTGTAAATCCGCCAAGCACTATAAAAGTTTTTGGCGAAAGTTGTTTGATCTTTTTAGCAGTTTCAATGACGTCGTAAGATTGAAAATGCCAGTGCAATGATAGCGCACAAATTTTTGGCTGTTCGTGATATATGCGTTGAAAAAAATTATCCTCATTGCCCGATATCCTCTCTATGCCAAGATGTACTAATCTGGAGGGGAATCCTTCTTGATTTACTAGTGAGGTTAACGGGATAAGTCCCATCGGAAGGCAGAGGCCAAAAATATGGTCTCCCAAAAGATCATAATAATGATGAAATTTGGGGACATAGAGAAAGTAATTGAATGGCGAGCTTTTATCCATAACAAACTGTGATTGTGGGATTGTTTGCTTGTTGGCCCGGATTATCGGGCTAGTCTCTCCGCAGGGTTATCGATTCCAATGTATCCCCCAGAATGGCGGTAAAGCCCTTCCACATAGTACCGAGGGGAATGCTCCTTTTCAATAAATGAGAAAAAATTTTGGATGGCCTAAGCCAGAAGGCGGCCATTGCCAGATGTTGAAGCCTGATAAGCTCCTCCTGACTCATGCTTTCGGGAATATGCAGGATTTTTTCATTTCTTTTCGGCATGTACCAACTGGTGAACTTTTGATATGGCAGATCTTCCTCATTATTGGGGGCACAGCATTCCTCATAAAAAGGCGAACCTGGATAGGGTACTGCAATATTAAATTTTGCGAAGTCGGTGTCCAATTTTAAGGCGAAACGGATAGTTTTCAGCGCTGATGCTCTAGTTTCCCCGGGAAGCCCTAAAATATATAGCCCCAATGTTTTGATGTCTGTATCATGGGCAATTTTTACGGCGATTTCAGACTGTGCTGGACTGATCGTCTTGCCGCAACGCGCAAGGATTTTCTCATCAGCGGATTCGATTCCGAAAAGGACCATAGACAACCCCGCCCGGCGCATTTTTTTGAAGAGTGCCGGTTCTGCCATATCCACCCGGGTTTCTGTAAGCCAACAAATTTTTTTATGTAAACCCCTTCGGATCATTTCATCGCAAAACTCGACGGCTTGGGCGCTGGAAAGAGGGAAGATTGAATCCTCAAATCCGATGTTCTGCAAACCAAAACTCTGATGAAGATACTCAATTTCATTAACAATTCTCGTCACACTTTTTGTTCTGACGCCTCTGAACATGGCATTTTGGGAGCAAAAATAACAGTGATAAGGGCATCCTCGCCCCCCCTGAATCGGCAACATGACACCGTAAGCGCCGGCGACGGGGTGTGCCTTGTATGCTTGAACCGGCATTAAATGCCAGGCGGGGTAAGGCAAGGAGTCCAGATCTTCCACCTGTTTCGGTGAGCCGGTGTAAACTGTCTTTCCATTTTCCCTAAACGAAAGGCCAGGAATGACATTGAGATCCCCCCCCTTTGAAATTACTTCGGCTAGCAGAACGATTGCGTTTTCGCCTTCGCCATGTATCACAAAATCTCCCACCTCTTGCTCTATAAGGGCACTTGCGAAAATAGTGGCATGGATGTTACCTAAGACGACTGGAGTACCCGGATAAACCTTTTTGATCTTACGGGAAAGATTTTTCACGGTTGTCATGGCTGGCGTAAGACAGGAAAAACCTACCAGATGGGGGTTTTTCTCCGTTATACGCGTGATAACAGTTTGGTCGTTAATTTTTTCAGCATATTGGTCAATAACAGTGACAGAGTGGCCGGCCCTTTCCAGAACTGCAGCGATACAGGCAAGACCTAGAGGGGGTAGTGCAACCATGGTGTTGCCGTGGCGGCCAACAAGGTTTTGCGGACCGCATTGGGGATTAATCAGCACAATACGCATCAGACACTCTTTTCTTGTGCTTTTTCACAGCTTAATTACTACGTAAGTTTCGGTTTCCAAGCAGTTGTGTGACGCGAATTCAAAAGTTGTGGTGATTTTCATTTTATAGCCCATTCAATCAACTGATTTTTTATGGTAATCATGCCGCCCCTGTACATGTTTCTAAGAGAAATGGTTCTATGGAATAAATGACGGTATATCAGGCTAGGACGGATATAAAAACGGTAAAACGCTTTTTTCTGCCAGCCTTGTAGTTGTTTGGAATTGATTCCCAAAGGCGTATAAACAAGTTCGTGCCTATCAGCTTGAGATTGAAAGTTGGCAGAGAAATTTTCCCAGAGAGGGGGCGGGGCATGGCGAAAAACGTCTTTGTAAAAACGGGACCCGGGAAAGGGCACCGCTATGTTAAACTTTGCAAAATCAAGGCCTGAACATTTTGCGTAATTAATTGTCTTCTCCATGCTTTTGATCGTCTCACCAGGCAATCCCAACATAAACAACCCCAAGGTCAGCACGCGCTCAGATCGCGCCGCCCGGATAGCTTCTTCCCCATCCTCAAGGCGCAGTCCCGGTTTGATCCATTCGAGTAAAGTCTGGTCCCCGCTTTCCAGTCCAAAGATCAGCATGAAAAGTCCGGCCTGTTTCATCATTTTGATTAAAGGCCGATCTATTAACTCCGCCCGGGTTTCTGTTATCCAGCGAATTTTTCGATGAAGTCCACGACGTGTTATCTCGCTGCAGAAAATTTCCGCGTCTTCTTTCCGCAAAGGGAAGATCGCATCTGCAAACCAGAACATGTCAACCCCTGTTTTCTTGTAGATCAGTTCCACTTCGTCAGCAACAAATACCAGGTTTCGTTTTCGTACTAGCGGACTCATGATATTCTGAGCACAGAAATAGCACTGAAAAGGGCACCCTCGTGAAGCGAGCAGAGGTAAAAGCCGTTTCGTAAAAGAAAACATCGGAGGAGTTTTGTATTGGTTTAAATCCAATAGATGCCATGCTGGTAGAGGAATTTGGTCTAAATCATTCAAAAGAGCGCGATGGGGGGTCTCCTTGACCTGTTTGCCATCTAGGTAAGTGATCCCATGGATTTGGGAAAGGTCTCCTGCGCTGGCCAGGCAATGGGCCAGTTCCACAACTGTCTCTTCCGCTTCTCCCTGGACAATGATATCGCCAATGCCTTTCTGCAATAGTTCTTTCGCAAAAAGGGTGGCGTGAATATTCCCTAGAATAATTTTCGTTTTGGGGGCGTAATGCCGGATCAAGCGGCAGATGTCAGGCAGGACACCCATTACCGGTGTCAAACAGGAAACGCCCACGACTGATGGTTGGTAGAGGCGGAGGACCTCTTCTATTTTCAGCTGGTTACTTATAAAGCAGTCATAAATAGCGGTTTTAAACCCTTGCTTTTCAAGGGACGCCCCCAGATAGGCAAGGCCCATTGGCGCGAAAGGTACCATTAAAGGATCATAGTCGCCTAAAACACTATATTTCGGCCGGGGATTAATCAGCAACCAGTCTAAAGAATCTTCCATTTGTCCTTTCGAATATCGTTTAGCTGCAGTATCAAATATATATAGCGTCGCTTAAGGGCACCTCTAAAAATTGCCTTTTGGCTCGATGTCGGCGTTGTACCCAAATTTTAATCATCTAAATACTTAAATGTATTCAACCTGTTAAAATTTTCTCACGCCTTTACCTCAAACCCAAGTTCTAATTTTAGAGATCCCCTTAATCGTATATAGCATATTAAGGAGGTTGTAAAAACCTATACATAAACAGGAATATTTTTTTAAAATATGCTATGAAACTTTGATTAGTCAACAGGCAGAAATATCATTTCATGAAAATAGAGACATATCCAAAGATTAAGATAAAAGGTGAAAGGAATGGCTCGTTGTACCAGGGGATTATCCGGTAGCCCTATCGCTGATAAGAAAAAAGTAAAAATTTTATTTCTTCGCTCGCCTAGAAGTATGTGGCCCATTATCAATGAGCAGGATAATTTCTTATTGCCATTGGCTTATCCGACGCTGGCCGCCTATTTAAGAAAATTTATCCCGGATATTGAGATTTCCATTGTTGATACCATGGCACTTAAAATGGGCTGGCGTTCCCTTGAAAAGTATCTTCTTGAAAATAAGCCAGACATTCTCGCCATAGGGGAAAAGACCATTTACTATAAGGAAGGTTTCCGGGCTTTTGAGCTGGCTAAAAAGGTTCTCCCCGATATCATTAACATCGCCGGGGGTGTCATGTTTACGGCCATTCCCAAGTGGACACTGGAAAACTGTTCAGCAATTGACTTTGTCGTTCTTTATGAGGGGGAGGAAACGTTAAAAGAGTTAGTTATTACTCTAAAGGACGGCCGTTCTGTCGATCAAGTACGGGGGCTTGTTTACCGGGACGAAGACAACATACCGCAGTTTACCCCGGAACGGCCATTGATTGAAAACTTAGATGATTTGCCCCTTCCGGCGTATGACCTTGCAGGGATAAATCATTATAAGCCTTTCGGTCATCTCTGGCCCAAAGCCATAACTATCCAGCGATCTAGAGGGTGTACACGAAGCTGTAACTTTTGTACCTGGCGTATGCAGGAAGGGCGACCGGAACTGATTGGAGATAAATATATTAGTCATCAGGCCTATCGAACAAAAAGTCCGCAAAGAATGGTTGATGAGGTTGAATGGCTTTATAGAGATTTTGGTATTAGATATCTTTTTTGGGTGGATGCCACATGGAATCTTGATAATAACTGGCTGATGGATTTCTGCGAGGAAATTTTTAGAAGAGGAATAAAGCTTGACGGCTGGTGGGCCTTTGTCAGGGCAGATGAGCTGATTCATAACGAAATGGGCGGTGTGTTGCGTTATATGGTTAAGGCCGGGTTGCGACATGTGCTTGTAGGCGCTGAACATGATTCTCAAGCCAGTTATGATTTTTTGAACAAAGGTATTCGCGATTATAATGTCACCCGTCAGGCATTACGCCTGCTAAGCGAAAAATATCCGCAGGTGTTCCGCCAGGCGACATATATTACCGGCCTTCCTGAAGATACGGTGGAGTCCATCAAAGGACTGGTTAAACATGCCCATGAATGCGATCTTGATTTTGCAGCCTTCCATCCAGTTGCCCCTTTCCCCGGCACTGAACTTTATGAACTTGGGAAAAGGGAAGGATTGCTGGAAGAAAAGGATTTTGCAAAATATGACATGTTTTATCCGGCTATGAGAACCTATCATATTTCACGGGCGGAAATAGCGGCGGCAACGCAGTGGTGCTATAAAAATTTTGTTCAGAAAAAACCATTCAAATATTTACGACGCATGTTTTCTCCGTATCCGATTCGAAGAGAACTTCATCGGTGGTTTGCCTTTGCTGTGGCTAGGGTTATTTTAAAGGATATGAAAAACAGCCTCATCCACAGAAAACGATTTAAGGGCTTTTCTGGGATAGATGAGATGCAGAAGCCTCAATGGTACGATGACTAATTTTTTCAAATAGTGAGTGGGATATAGTTATCAAAAAGGCCGTTGCCGAAGCCCCGGTTGATTATTAACAGCTTTCTGCCTCTTGGAGGATAGATGCGAGCCCCCAAGCTACTTCTGGTTTATCCAGCAGTAAGATTTGAAAATAGATTAAGATATTATATGACGGATTTTTCATGCGCCGAGGCTCCGGGGGCATTCGTGTTTCCTCCTTTAGAGATGCTGTATGTCGCTTCTCTAGCGAGAGAAAACAATATTGAAGTAAAGCTAATTGATGCGGCTGCCAATAGAAAGCCCCCGGAATGGACCATAAAACAATGTATCAAAGAAAATCCGACTCACTTACTGGTCCCTGTCCCTCTTGGAGAATTGTTTTTCTCGGTTTTCGATATAATTAATGAAGTTTATCAGAAGATTCCCGATTTAAGTATAGCGGTTTTCGGGCCTGAGGTAACCATGGCCCCTGAACTTGCTTTACAATTTAACTCAATAGACGTGGTAATCATAGGAGAACCCGACAAGCCGTGTGTCGACTGGGTACTGGGCAAAAAAGATGCGGATAACCTTATATTTAAAAATCACCCCAACCCCATTAAATTAGTACCTTTTAATGATCTGGATGCCTTGCCTCATCCTTCTAGAGACATGATAAATCCAAGCAGATATTATGCACCTTTTTCAAGAAGAGGTCCTTATACAACCGTGTGGGGATCTAGAGGCTGTGTATATGGTCAATGTTTATTCTGCTCTTCTTCTTTATGGCGACCCCCTAAAACGTATATCCACCACTCGCCTGAATATATAGTTGAAGAGTTCAGGCAGGCTAAAAACTATGGATACAGAGAGGTGTTTTTCAGAGATCAAACATTCACAGGTGATAAAATATGGGCGGAAGAAATATGTAACCAGTTGATAAAATGCGGAATAAAAATCTATTGGCGATGTATGACCCGGGTGGATTGTGCGGATTTCGAACTTTTCAGGCTGATGAAAAAGGCGGGATGCTATCAAATATCCTTTGGGTTTGAATCTTCTGAGCAGCAAGTACTGGATACAAATAAGAAGGGCATAAAAGTGAACGAGGCGTTTAAAGCGGCTCGTGATGCAAAAAAGGCAGGTTTGGAGGTCGTCGGTAATTTTTTGATAGGGCTAAAAGGGGAGAGCATGGACGCTGTTTTTGGCATTCACAACTTTGCCAAACAACTTGAATGTGATTTTGCTCAATTCCATGCCGTTTTGCCTGTTCCCAGTAATGAGAAAACGGATATTCTTTCATCTGGGACTGATAATGAAAAAAAAAATATAAAAAAAGCTCAAAGAGCAGCATATTTAAAATTCTATTTGACCCCGGGTTTTATTTGCAGAAGAGGGCTTTTGTTAATTGATCCTAGAATGTTTTCTGCCACGA
This genomic stretch from Thermodesulfobacteriota bacterium harbors:
- a CDS encoding glycosyltransferase, translating into MSPTQQKSGKNITVIIPAYNAALSLPSCLESVLNQSYQPLEVLVVDDCSTDLTKSLLKKYPVKALSLPRRMGAAYARVAGARAARGEIVAFLDADCVAGPDWLHTLSEALEKDAAGVGGGYRFDDRSNLFETFIARLARDWFSAKQPEGQAILIGGNSAFRKDAFLDREYFWELTHRSHFASGDDTLLCLELLKTNRLHYLPGSPVTHTPYGVMGFFRRQIRWARSRTLLFLKQPVKQKASLAPGPMLKLLFQIASSGLVAAAGVFILVLPLSLIGSLLCLLSFLLFLFAHLSLLNVLTETQRFSFAWIAAAFFLWIRSLAYIAGILSALLSELRNAASGVLDKLIFAYNFIHPRRLFKIYVFVTNRCNRRCEFCFYRNKLARQSDRDLSLPDDYKKISSNLPAIPYLTITGGEPFLRNDLDQIALLFYRKNRTRFIVIPTNGTLPSITEEILERLLIDAPRLNLTVQVSLNGLEKFFLDNTDCPDSELILDTWHRLGRLQKRFKRVRRHLSLVITSDNSAMIKDLARQIPLRLGPDHFFITPQRSGPNKVELPHISLQEFISVLQNDAPSEQVNLFNWIFKIVYERVRREFIKVYQLRKMSSPCLSGKKFIVIDPAGQIQFCELIDDKVGSILNNNWTSLQKTSDYQKTINKIYLKECVCTWGCAIVSNTIHRFPFWFKA
- a CDS encoding radical SAM protein, whose protein sequence is MDKSSPFNYFLYVPKFHHYYDLLGDHIFGLCLPMGLIPLTSLVNQEGFPSRLVHLGIERISGNEDNFFQRIYHEQPKICALSLHWHFQSYDVIETAKKIKQLSPKTFIVLGGFTASFFHEEIIANYPEINGILRGDSEKGIIQLFRSIIKNEGSLSDISNLTFRGEGGGIIVNPLDFIAQEADLARLNYTDFSVMDRHEDYMNTVSGTWLWVPRLGKYGNKAILTGLKFFPLSISRGCDENCSYCGGSATAQKRINNRGKLTIRPLDSILNTLTAVGNYDYQTIYVEFMPFNGHREFYEKIFANIASKPDRHIYLECRNMPPVELLEIYKKFFSGDLRSYIALSPECRSESIRRRNKSSFYSNKQLKYFLRFCEKNECTMVLFGAVWIPGMTAGIIKENFKWYNKLKKQYRNLDKIILERIQLDPACPMYMEPEKYNLTTNLKRFTDFYQFHKRSSFQNCSKELGYRDDRFLSDDQFEKMVKAYECSFFCKFQRGKAYRNYWSYKIFNNIYRTVCYISKKLTTY
- a CDS encoding radical SAM protein, producing MRIVLINPQCGPQNLVGRHGNTMVALPPLGLACIAAVLERAGHSVTVIDQYAEKINDQTVITRITEKNPHLVGFSCLTPAMTTVKNLSRKIKKVYPGTPVVLGNIHATIFASALIEQEVGDFVIHGEGENAIVLLAEVISKGGDLNVIPGLSFRENGKTVYTGSPKQVEDLDSLPYPAWHLMPVQAYKAHPVAGAYGVMLPIQGGRGCPYHCYFCSQNAMFRGVRTKSVTRIVNEIEYLHQSFGLQNIGFEDSIFPLSSAQAVEFCDEMIRRGLHKKICWLTETRVDMAEPALFKKMRRAGLSMVLFGIESADEKILARCGKTISPAQSEIAVKIAHDTDIKTLGLYILGLPGETRASALKTIRFALKLDTDFAKFNIAVPYPGSPFYEECCAPNNEEDLPYQKFTSWYMPKRNEKILHIPESMSQEELIRLQHLAMAAFWLRPSKIFSHLLKRSIPLGTMWKGFTAILGDTLESITLRRD
- a CDS encoding radical SAM protein is translated as MEDSLDWLLINPRPKYSVLGDYDPLMVPFAPMGLAYLGASLEKQGFKTAIYDCFISNQLKIEEVLRLYQPSVVGVSCLTPVMGVLPDICRLIRHYAPKTKIILGNIHATLFAKELLQKGIGDIIVQGEAEETVVELAHCLASAGDLSQIHGITYLDGKQVKETPHRALLNDLDQIPLPAWHLLDLNQYKTPPMFSFTKRLLPLLASRGCPFQCYFCAQNIMSPLVRKRNLVFVADEVELIYKKTGVDMFWFADAIFPLRKEDAEIFCSEITRRGLHRKIRWITETRAELIDRPLIKMMKQAGLFMLIFGLESGDQTLLEWIKPGLRLEDGEEAIRAARSERVLTLGLFMLGLPGETIKSMEKTINYAKCSGLDFAKFNIAVPFPGSRFYKDVFRHAPPPLWENFSANFQSQADRHELVYTPLGINSKQLQGWQKKAFYRFYIRPSLIYRHLFHRTISLRNMYRGGMITIKNQLIEWAIK
- a CDS encoding radical SAM protein, whose amino-acid sequence is MARCTRGLSGSPIADKKKVKILFLRSPRSMWPIINEQDNFLLPLAYPTLAAYLRKFIPDIEISIVDTMALKMGWRSLEKYLLENKPDILAIGEKTIYYKEGFRAFELAKKVLPDIINIAGGVMFTAIPKWTLENCSAIDFVVLYEGEETLKELVITLKDGRSVDQVRGLVYRDEDNIPQFTPERPLIENLDDLPLPAYDLAGINHYKPFGHLWPKAITIQRSRGCTRSCNFCTWRMQEGRPELIGDKYISHQAYRTKSPQRMVDEVEWLYRDFGIRYLFWVDATWNLDNNWLMDFCEEIFRRGIKLDGWWAFVRADELIHNEMGGVLRYMVKAGLRHVLVGAEHDSQASYDFLNKGIRDYNVTRQALRLLSEKYPQVFRQATYITGLPEDTVESIKGLVKHAHECDLDFAAFHPVAPFPGTELYELGKREGLLEEKDFAKYDMFYPAMRTYHISRAEIAAATQWCYKNFVQKKPFKYLRRMFSPYPIRRELHRWFAFAVARVILKDMKNSLIHRKRFKGFSGIDEMQKPQWYDD
- a CDS encoding radical SAM protein, whose amino-acid sequence is MRAPKLLLVYPAVRFENRLRYYMTDFSCAEAPGAFVFPPLEMLYVASLARENNIEVKLIDAAANRKPPEWTIKQCIKENPTHLLVPVPLGELFFSVFDIINEVYQKIPDLSIAVFGPEVTMAPELALQFNSIDVVIIGEPDKPCVDWVLGKKDADNLIFKNHPNPIKLVPFNDLDALPHPSRDMINPSRYYAPFSRRGPYTTVWGSRGCVYGQCLFCSSSLWRPPKTYIHHSPEYIVEEFRQAKNYGYREVFFRDQTFTGDKIWAEEICNQLIKCGIKIYWRCMTRVDCADFELFRLMKKAGCYQISFGFESSEQQVLDTNKKGIKVNEAFKAARDAKKAGLEVVGNFLIGLKGESMDAVFGIHNFAKQLECDFAQFHAVLPVPSNEKTDILSSGTDNEKKNIKKAQRAAYLKFYLTPGFICRRGLLLIDPRMFSATIKAAWNIIRFGM